A single window of Grus americana isolate bGruAme1 chromosome 6, bGruAme1.mat, whole genome shotgun sequence DNA harbors:
- the C6H2orf76 gene encoding UPF0538 protein C2orf76 homolog codes for MSAESSTITVRLVRSFEHRNFRPVVYHGVNLNQTVKQFITFVRKDVPSRAGLPPPFKNYKYDTMKIIHQAHKSKTGELVVSLEDDDKLILKEDSTLKAAGVANETELAFFCEEDYRNYKANPVSAW; via the exons ATGTCAGCAGAAAGCTCAACCATCACAGTTCGTCTTGTTCGCTCTTTTGAACACCGGAATTTCAGACCTGTGGTGTATCATGGCGTTAACTTGAATCAGACAGTAAAGCAGTTCATTACTTTTGTGCGGAAGG atgtGCCTTCAAGAGCAggacttcctcctcctttcaaaAATTACAAGTATG atacaATGAAGATTATTCACCAAGCACACAAATCTAAG ACTGGTGAACTTGTAGTGAGTTTGGAAGATGATGACAAACTGATTTTGAAAGAAGACAGTACGCTGAAAGCAGCTGGAGTAG CAAATGAGACTGAATTAGCATTCTTCTGTGAGGAAGATTACAGAAACTACAAAGCTAATCCTGTTTCAGCCTGGTGA
- the DBI gene encoding acyl-CoA-binding protein, with translation MSEAAFQKAAEEVKQLKSQPTDQEMLDVYSHYKQATVGDVNTDRPGMLDFKGKAKWDAWNALKGVSKEDAMKAYIAKVEELKGKYGI, from the exons ATGTCTGAG GCCGCGTTCCAGAAGGCCGCTGAGGAGGTGAAGCAGCTCAAGTCCCAGCCCACAGACCAGGAGATGCTCGACGTCTACAGTCACTACAAACAGGCCACGGTGGGCGACGTGAACACAG ACCGCCCTGGTATGCTGGACTTCAAAGGCAAAGCAAAGTGGGATGCCTGGAATGCATTGAAAG GAGTGTCCAAAGAAGACGCAATGAAAGCTTACATAGCAAAAGTGGAAGAACTAAAAGGCAAATATGGCATCTGA
- the TMEM37 gene encoding voltage-dependent calcium channel gamma-like subunit gives MTAIGAQAPRLLAHRRSQKSFFETLIRSLIILCVAIAVVLSSISVCDGRWLFARGQLFGLWHFCTISNGSVLNCVTDLSLAKVEGLSVGVIPIRSMVSFAVVVAIFGLELLMVSQVCEDANARRKWSMGSVLILGSFLLSASGVLSFSILVKDHLTFMGFTLTYWCEFIAAFLFFLNGISGLHINSLTHPRNRVGKI, from the exons ATGACCGCCATCGGGGCGCAG GCGCCGAGGCTGCTGGCACACCGGCGATCACAGAAATCCTTCTTTGAGACGCTCATCAGGAGCCTGATCATCTTATGCGTGGCGATAGCGGTGGTCTTGTCGTCCATCTCTGTCTGCGATGGCCGCTGGCTCTTTGCAAGGGGGCAGCTTTTCGGACTGTGGCACTTCTGCACCATTAGCAATGGCAGCGTCCTGAATTGCGTCACTGACCTCAGCCTGGCCAAGGTGGAGGGGCTGAGTGTGGGGGTGATTCCCATAAGAAGCATGGTGTCCTTTGCTGTTGTAGTCGCCATATTTGGCCTGGAGCTGCTGATGGTGTCCCAAGTCTGCGAGGATGCCAATGCAAGGCGGAAGTGGTCGATGGGCTCGGTTCTCATTCTTGGCTCATTTTTGCTGTCGGCTTCTGGGGTTCTGAGCTTCTCTATCCTTGTGAAGGATCACCTCACATTCATGGGCTTCACGCTGACATACTGGTGTGAGTTCATCgctgccttcctcttcttccttaaTGGGATCAGCGGACTTCACATCAACAGCCTCACACACCCCAGGAACAGGGTAGGCAAAATCTAG